In a genomic window of Hypanus sabinus isolate sHypSab1 unplaced genomic scaffold, sHypSab1.hap1 scaffold_1677, whole genome shotgun sequence:
- the LOC132387269 gene encoding complement C1s subcomponent-like, whose translation CGACHVFSGTSRIFGGSPALRGQLPWQVRLRTGPYMGGGALLSDGWVLTAAHVVEARSALPRIVAGVTNLRDLSPGERQELEAEKVVLHPEYRRQELGRPNYAHDVALVKLKKKAELGPTVAPLCLPGPGEAGAPPVGTLGLIAGWGRTENLPTRSADLLWAQIPVVDMELCRRADYGGQVPVFTQSMLCAGQPGTDSCQGDSGGAYVFRGQGGRCVARGIVSFGPQQCGSYGVYTQLGAYADWLREVMAEDGQWADEE comes from the coding sequence TCTGCGGGGCCTGCCACGTCTTCTCGGGGACCAGCCGCATCTTCGGGGGGTCCCCCGCGCTCCGGGGCCAGCTGCCCTGGCAGGTCCGCCTGCGGACGGGCCCCTACATGGGCGGCGGGGCCCTGCTGAGCGACGGCTGGGTGCTGACGGCCGCCCACGTCGTCGAGGCCCGCTCGGCCCTGCCCCGAATTGTAGCCGGGGTCACCAACCTTCGGGACCTGAGTCCGGGGGAGCGGCAGGAGCTGGAGGCCGAGAAAGTAGTTCTCCACCCGGAATACCGACGGCAGGAGCTGGGACGCCCGAACTACGCCCACGACGTGGCCCTGGTCAAGCTGAAGAAGAAGGCCGAGCTGGGGCCCACGGTGGCCCCCTTGTGCCTGCCGGGGCCCGGGGAGGCCGGGGCCCCCCCGGTGGGGACCCTGGGGCTGATCGCCGGCTGGGGCAGGACGGAGAACCTGCCGACTCGCTCCGCCGACCTCCTGTGGGCCCAGATCCCGGTGGTGGACATGGAGCTGTGCCGGCGGGCCGACTACGGGGGCCAGGTCCCCGTCTTCACCCAGAGCATGTTGTGCGCCGGCCAGCCGGGCACCGACTCGTGCCAGGGCGACAGCGGCGGGGCCTACGTCTTCAGGGGCCAGGGGGGCAGGTGCGTGGCCCGCGGCATCGTCTCCTTCGGGCCCCAGCAGTGCGGGAGTTACGGCGTCTACACCCAGCTGGGGGCCTACGCGGACTGGCTGCGGGAGGTGATGGCGGAGGACGGGCAGTGGGCGGACGAAGAGTGA